The genomic DNA TCAATTTTCATTCAAATTGTCTATCACTCAAAGGTCATTAAGTAGAAAAATCAAGACAAAATTGTTCTTTCATGTAATCCCTAAAAACAGATGAGGTTTGTTTATGAAATAAAAACAACCCCTTTTACTTATCTACCTCTCAAAGTTTCTCTTTCCCCATATTTGCAAAATTTGACTACTTGCCACAGAACCAACAGAATGAAAATACTAATCTACACATGTTACATGCATCAACAAAATTAATCTTTAACTACTAATCTGATGGGTTATTCACAAGGGTATATAACATACCAATAAGCCAATATCCTCATGTCTTGTGGGTAATATCAGCTTTGCATGTTCGCTTATAGTGTCCTGTTTGGTTGCAACGACTACAATGCACTATATGCTTTTCATGGTTGGTTTCCTCCACATTAAGCCGCTTCTTTTCAGGGCGTCCTGGAGGACGACGAACCTTTGGTGGGCAAACAATTTGAGTCTCGCTATCCACTGAGCTCTCAGCTGCTTTATACCACTCACTTCTATCAGGAATTGGACATACTGGATGAGAATATGTCTCCCGATACCTGGCAACTGTGAAATATCTGTCTGTATATTCATAAATGTCTTTGTTACATGAAAGAAGTGCTGCAATAGCATGAGAGCATGGTATGCCATACAACTGCCACTCATGACAAGAACAACAATGGATGCCTATGTTAACAATATTTGAGCAATTGGCTGAGAGAACCTCAAATTCAAACTCATCGGAACGCAGCGCTTGGTATCCAACAGAATGCTTAATCGCATCTGATATACGCCTTTCAGCTGAAGGGACAAGTCTTGAAGTCCACTTCAAACCTTTTTCACAGCGTTCATTAAATTCCTTGATCATTGTGCCATGTATACTTTCTATAACTTGAAGAATAGGAAGTTCCCGTGTCTCAAGTATCCACCTATTGAACTCTTCAATATTTGAAGAAAGATGGCCATAGCGTGATCCTTCAAAAGAAGCCACTGCCCAGTAGGTAGGAGGAATCTGTTGAATCCTTTTTGCCGCTTCTGCACAGATTTCCTCAATTTCTGCCATCCTATCCTGAAAGCTAGATGCATTGACAGAATAAGCAGCCTTCCAAAGAAGATGGACAAGCCTCGAGTTCTTGAATTCCTTGTTTACACTTTCAGTAAAGTAGCGCATACATATTCCCTGGCATGCAGTTGGAAAGTTTCTTCTCACAGCTTCAAGAATAACAGTTTGTCCATTAGACAAAACTGTAAGCTGAGATCTGCTTTCACAGCTTATCTCTAGCAACTTATAGAACTCAGACAAGAACCAATTCCAACTCTCCTCGGTCTCCACATCCACAATACCAAAAGCAATTGGAAATACTCCACCATCGGGATCAAATGAAGTAACAGAAAGTAATGTGCCGAGATACTTGCTTCTCAGCTCAGTACTACCAAGACAAATTATAGGTAAGCAACCATTCAAAAAGCCATAAATTAAAGCACTGAATGAAACAAAAATTTTATGGAACTGATGGTCTAGTCCAATAGTGTACACTTGAGCAACACTTCCAGGGTTTCTAAGCTTTATCTGCTCGCAATATGCTGGGAGAAGACTGTAGCCCTCTTCAGACGAACCATATATAGCAGTCAGACCTCTTTCTTTTGCTCTCCATGCTTGCTTGTATGGTATAGTTATCCCATATTGCCTTTGAATATCTTGCAATATATCTTTTGGTCTATAATTCATATTGCTTCGCAGCCGCTCCTCGATGAGATTCACAATCCAATCTATAGATGCTTGATGATGACCTTGTTGTGCATCTTTATTACAGGTATGTGTCCCTTCAATGCTTCTTACAATGAAGGTTGGAGCATTTGGAAGCTTTACTGCACGAATTCGCCAAGGACAACTGTCCTTGGCACATTTGGCGAAGTAGCGAATTAGATCACTCTTTATAATCTTAAGTTCAAAATGTTGTGAAATAGCAGCTTCTTTTATTGCCTTCCTAAAAGTCTTGACATCAGCGAATTGCTGCccaacaacaaaactaaaatcttcCATCCAGAAAGTATAGATACAGTATTCAGAATAAGCTAGCAACTTCCTCCTAGCTTATGCTTTAGCATCTCTATCTTCATGAAGCACATTCTTCCACAATATAGTCAGTCATACCAAAATTTCAACAAGAATCACCAAAAAAGCATAAGTAATATCTCCTGCAAGAATGAAAGATCAAAAGAAGATAATGTCATAATGGCATTATCAATACATGTAGATGTGAATCGTGATTTAATAATGCAGAACAATGTCAAGTCATTTTTTATCAGTGGAGGGTTAACAAGAAACACCAACTTACACTAATTGAGCACTGGTAATGAGGGAAATTTActtagaagaaagaaagaaaaagaaattcaaGTTCCTATTTACTTTGTACATGGAGAGAAATAAATGGAAGTCCAGTAATAATTCAAGTGCTGCACATTTGATTTTGTAATTTGATTTTGTTTTTCTAGTTGTGGAAATAGCAGCACACTTCAATCAtacaagaaaaaaatattctGCAAATTATCAAACATCTTATACAGAAGCTATGTTTATCGATCATGGTTGTAAATAACCATAACCTAGTTAACATGCATTTTATTCATGTTTCCCCTTAATGAGTTATAACAAGGTCACGTCAATTAGCTGAGAAGTGATTAGTAAATTGAAGAGGATGCCAAAAGGCTTTCCTTCGTTCACATAAACAGAGAATTCCCTCTTCTACTATGCAACCGTTCACAAAATAATCTGGTCCCTTCAAGAAGAATGTACCACAAAAACTTCCTAGGTGGCAGAAGCACCTTCATCAAATGAAGAGTTATATCAAATAGAGCTTCTTGATAGAAGACCGCTAAGTTGCTCAAAATACAAAGATAGGAAGAAGGGATTCCTCAAGAAGAATCGAGCGTTTCAAAAACATTAATATCCTATTCGTTCATGGAAAGAATTAATCATTTGAATCAAATTCTCGAATGCACACAGGTTCTATCTTCTAAAACAATTTAAACAGTGCATTGAAGTCATCTGTTATTCTATACATCCACAAGTTTTCACCTTTGGAAATTCCTCCTCCAGCATCCATTCCTTggtatcacaaaaaaaatggtttCTCACTGTTCGTGCGTGATCGAACAACTTTCAGGTTCGACATAGTAGAAACATGAGCTCGAATAGAAATGACGGTCATACCTGGTGAGTTAGAAATGCGCAGAGAAGGGAGGAGCTGGCATCATGGAACTGGATTCCGAAAGTCTTCAACAGGGGCGAAGATAGGGAGGACACAGGTGAAGGGGATTCGGGAGCGAATCACGCAAGCAGAAGAGGAAGGGAACTAGATGTGACGCGAAGACTAGAGAGGGCGCGATAGAGGAACCTATAAGCGAGATCTATGTAGAGCTTCAGCCGCCACTGCCATGATCGACCAAGTGAACGAAGACTCAGAAGAAGAGGAGATCGCTGTGGCCAGCGTAGGGCTCATGGGAACTCCCAGTTTAtctattttaagattttttttatacataTAATAATTTGGTTCTGTATGAATTAATTACTTTCTACTCAAGCCCCCTCAGATTACAACTTGTGAAATAACACCCTATATTCATTGATATTATTCTTTGATGTTATAAAAAAGTGAGATGATACGAAAAGAGTTAAATGTCTGATTTTTGCCTCAGGGCAGTTTGTTAGGGCAGGGATCCTATGGTCCAGGATCACTCCTGATCTCTTGTTTATTTATTGGTTAGAAGACCCCACCTCTTTAATAAATGAGGTCTAATTCATCCAATCAATAAATAGACAAGGCTTTTTCTGATTCAGAGTTTTCTGGACCAGAGGGTTTGATCTTAACTTGTTATAGTTAAATTCTTCCGTGATAATTAATAATCtagatttaaaaattcaattatggTGTATTAAGAATGATTTTCTCCTTAATGAGTAATGTATCGAAGAATGTTGATTGTCAGGAtgactttcatatgtattttcTTGATTTATCCAGATGATTACACATGAAGTGTTGCTATAATaaggggttcaaatctcggcagaATCGGATAAATTAACGAGATACTAAAAACgagcatatttatttttttgctacAATTGATTTATCCATATGACTAATGAAAAACTCTCGTAGATCAGATCTGTCATCATATAAATAATCGAGGCAAAGATTTAGATATACGATAccaactaaaaaaaatactaaaaaaacaaTTGTTTGGAGAAGTTTGGTGATTTTGGAAATTTCAAAGGTAACGTCAAAAAACGGAGTAACCTCGAGGGTTAAAGAGAAAATTATCTTACTGGAGCTTAATCGAACCCAACACGAGGAGACCGATAAATGTCGACCGCTATTGAAGCGCAACGACGTCATCCGATCGGCTGGACGAGAACAGCGCACCCAAGATGGGCGGGGATCTCTACGCCTTGGACTTCGATGGCGTTCTCTGCGACAGCTGCGGCGAGAGCTCCGCCTCCGCCCTCAAGGCATCCCGCCTTCCTTATTCCCGTCTGCTTCAATCCGTCAATCCATGGGCTCTTAGTCCTCACCCCTTTTTGTCTCTCTGTGATTTCAACTTAGGCTGCTAAGATTAGATGGCCTTGGGTCTTCAAGCAGGTCGACTCCTCCATAGAATCGTGGATCATCGACCAAATGCACATCGTGAGTTCCTAACCGATATCTTGTTCCTCTTTTTCTGTGCGAATTCACCAAATTTTCAAGTCGGAGCTAAGTTATTTTGAGCAATAAAAGATATTCCTTCTGCTAAAATGAGGAAATATGAAGTGACAAAATTCCTTTTTGCAGCTCCGCCCGGTGGTTGAAACAGGTTACGAGAATCTATTGCTTGTTAGGTTATTGGTGGAGCTTAAGGCACCTTCCGCGAGGAAATCATCGGTGATGCCTTAAATTGTAGACAAGTCAAAATTTTTGTGTCTATTGTTCAGTGTATGATTTAAGTATACTGGTAGAAATAGTTATGTTGATCTTTGCTGTCGCTTAATTTAAAGGTTGCAGATGGATTAACCGTTGAGGCTATATTGGAGAACTGGATGAAATTGAAGCCTGTCATTATGGAGGAGTGGGGTGAAGAGAGAGATTCTTTGGTTGACCTCTTTGGAAGAGTGAGGGATGAGTGGATGGAGAATGATCTCTCTGGTTGGATTGGTGCTAACAGGTATTTGTTTACTTTCCAGAAATTGCAGCTTAGTATTTCTGTGTTTCTAGTTCCTAAGATCATTTAAATGCCTGCTTTTCTAGTCAGAAGAGATTATATAGTGATGTATTTGATAATTCCTTCAGGACAGTACCTAACTTATTGATGTAAGTTATCTGATCATTATGTTTTGAGGAAAAAGTGATATTTGGAATCTAAAGGATCATACATAAGCTTGAATTAGCATTATTTTATGAAACAATATgcagtaataaaaaaaatagttccaTGTGGACAGTGTATGAACCATATAAAAGCTGCTAAACACGCTGGCTAAGTTCCAACATCATTGTAGATGCATTTCTCCTATATGTTTGAGATTTGTTTATAATATTAGATCAGATGAGAATTAGAAAGCTTCAAAGAAAATAAAGATAGGTAAAAAAACAATGTCTTCTGAACACGTAATATTCATAAATTCTGTGTATTGGAATCAATACTATTTGTTCACAAAAACAATGTCTTCTGAATGTGTAACTAGGGGAAAAAACAACAGGATTCTAGATGTCTTGTTTGAAAATCCTACTTTATGATGCTTATGCATCACTTTATATTCTTGATTGGCAAGCAATTTATTCAACTCAACAAGCAGAACTCACAAAATGTATGCTCATCATGATTTGGTCTTGAAGATTCTACCCAGGTGTAGCGGATGCTTTGAGATTTGCAAGCTCCCAACTCTATATTGTCACAACAAAACAGGTATTGGTTTCCTATTTACTTTGTTCAGCCT from Zingiber officinale cultivar Zhangliang chromosome 4A, Zo_v1.1, whole genome shotgun sequence includes the following:
- the LOC121971185 gene encoding uncharacterized protein LOC121971185, whose protein sequence is MEDFSFVVGQQFADVKTFRKAIKEAAISQHFELKIIKSDLIRYFAKCAKDSCPWRIRAVKLPNAPTFIVRSIEGTHTCNKDAQQGHHQASIDWIVNLIEERLRSNMNYRPKDILQDIQRQYGITIPYKQAWRAKERGLTAIYGSSEEGYSLLPAYCEQIKLRNPGSVAQVYTIGLDHQFHKIFVSFSALIYGFLNGCLPIICLGSTELRSKYLGTLLSVTSFDPDGGVFPIAFGIVDVETEESWNWFLSEFYKLLEISCESRSQLTVLSNGQTVILEAVRRNFPTACQGICMRYFTESVNKEFKNSRLVHLLWKAAYSVNASSFQDRMAEIEEICAEAAKRIQQIPPTYWAVASFEGSRYGHLSSNIEEFNRWILETRELPILQVIESIHGTMIKEFNERCEKGLKWTSRLVPSAERRISDAIKHSVGYQALRSDEFEFEVLSANCSNIVNIGIHCCSCHEWQLYGIPCSHAIAALLSCNKDIYEYTDRYFTVARYRETYSHPVCPIPDRSEWYKAAESSVDSETQIVCPPKVRRPPGRPEKKRLNVEETNHEKHIVHCSRCNQTGHYKRTCKADITHKT
- the LOC121971187 gene encoding uncharacterized protein LOC121971187, with translation MGGDLYALDFDGVLCDSCGESSASALKAAKIRWPWVFKQVDSSIESWIIDQMHILRPVVETGYENLLLVRLLVELKAPSARKSSVADGLTVEAILENWMKLKPVIMEEWGEERDSLVDLFGRVRDEWMENDLSGWIGANRFYPGVADALRFASSQLYIVTTKQARFADALLRELAGITIPAERIYGLGSGPKVKVLQQLQAMPQHEGLSLHFVEDRVATLKNVIKEPALDGWNLYLGRWGYNTEREREEAESIPRIQLLDLSDFSKKLK